The Aeromicrobium yanjiei genome includes a region encoding these proteins:
- the betA gene encoding choline dehydrogenase, translating to MKRERYDIVIVGGGSAGSALGNRLSADPSTTVLVLEAGRSDSRLDPFIHMPAALPYPIGNRLYDWKYESEPEPFMAGRRVFHARGKVLGGSSSINGMIFQRGNPLDYERWAADPGMESWSYASCLPYFKRMETCLAGADDWRGGSGPLILERGPGTNPLFGAFLRATEEAGYPPTDDVNGYRQEGFARFDRNVHRGRRLSAARAYLHPVKHRPNLRIETLAHVTGLRMEGTRVVGVDYLRGGRLRRSITAGEVILCGGAINSPQVLQLAGIGNADELSALGIDPVVDLPGVGENLQDHLEVYIQYASTQPVSIGPWLKHRHKPRIGAEWLFLRRGVGATNHFEAGGFVRSNDLVDYPNLMFHFLPIAIRYDGSQPAAEHGYQVHIGPMYSDVRGSVKITSTDPLRHPALRFNYLSTETDRREWIEMVRIARRILNQPAFDPFNGGEISPGPEVETDQEILDWVAKDAETALHPSCTARMGTDEMSVIDPLTMRVHGVEGLRVVDASSMPYVTNGNIYAPVMMLAEKAADLILGNTPLPPETDVPFYRFRDGSPLHPPGDPRNAVPSKQEKS from the coding sequence ATGAAGCGCGAGCGCTACGACATCGTCATCGTGGGCGGCGGCTCCGCGGGCTCCGCACTGGGCAACCGCCTGAGCGCGGACCCGTCGACCACCGTGCTGGTGCTGGAGGCCGGCCGCAGCGACAGCCGGCTCGACCCGTTCATCCACATGCCGGCCGCCCTGCCCTATCCGATCGGCAACCGTCTGTACGACTGGAAGTACGAGTCCGAGCCAGAGCCGTTCATGGCCGGCCGCCGGGTCTTCCACGCTCGCGGCAAGGTCCTCGGCGGCTCGAGCAGCATCAACGGGATGATCTTCCAGCGCGGCAACCCCCTGGACTACGAGCGGTGGGCCGCCGATCCGGGCATGGAGTCATGGAGCTATGCGAGCTGCCTGCCGTACTTCAAGCGCATGGAGACCTGCCTGGCCGGGGCCGACGACTGGCGCGGCGGCTCCGGTCCCTTGATCCTCGAGCGCGGGCCCGGCACCAACCCGCTCTTCGGGGCCTTCCTCCGGGCGACCGAGGAAGCCGGGTACCCGCCGACCGACGACGTCAACGGCTACCGGCAGGAGGGGTTCGCCCGGTTCGACCGCAACGTGCACCGGGGACGCCGGCTGAGCGCGGCCCGCGCGTACCTGCATCCGGTCAAGCACCGGCCCAACCTGCGGATCGAGACCCTCGCCCACGTCACCGGCCTGCGGATGGAGGGCACCCGGGTCGTAGGGGTCGACTACCTGCGCGGCGGACGGCTTCGGCGGAGCATCACTGCGGGAGAGGTCATCTTGTGCGGGGGCGCGATCAACTCCCCCCAGGTCCTGCAGCTGGCCGGTATCGGCAACGCCGACGAGCTCAGTGCCCTCGGCATCGATCCGGTCGTGGACCTGCCGGGCGTCGGGGAGAACCTGCAGGACCACCTCGAGGTCTACATCCAGTACGCCAGCACGCAGCCGGTCTCGATCGGTCCGTGGCTCAAGCACCGGCACAAGCCGCGCATCGGCGCCGAGTGGCTGTTCCTGCGCCGGGGGGTCGGCGCGACCAACCACTTCGAGGCCGGCGGCTTCGTGCGCAGCAACGATCTCGTGGACTACCCCAACCTGATGTTCCACTTCCTGCCGATCGCGATCCGCTACGACGGATCGCAGCCGGCCGCCGAGCACGGCTACCAGGTGCACATCGGCCCGATGTACAGCGACGTGCGCGGATCGGTCAAGATCACCTCCACCGATCCGCTGAGGCATCCGGCACTCCGCTTCAACTACCTGTCGACCGAGACCGACCGGCGCGAGTGGATCGAGATGGTCCGCATCGCGCGGCGCATCCTCAACCAGCCGGCGTTCGACCCGTTCAACGGCGGGGAGATCTCGCCGGGGCCCGAGGTGGAGACCGATCAGGAGATCCTCGACTGGGTCGCCAAGGACGCCGAGACCGCCCTGCACCCGTCGTGCACCGCGCGCATGGGCACCGACGAGATGAGCGTGATCGACCCCCTCACCATGCGGGTGCACGGGGTCGAGGGCCTGCGCGTCGTCGACGCCTCCTCGATGCCATACGTCACCAACGGCAACATCTACGCGCCGGTCATGATGCTCGCCGAGAAGGCCGCCGACCTGATCCTCGGCAACACGCCCCTGCCGCCCGAGACCGATGTGCCGTTCTATCGGTTCCGCGACGGCTCGCCCCTCCACCCGCCGGGCGATCCGCGCAACGCGGTCCCCTCGAAGCAGGAGAAATCATGA
- a CDS encoding quaternary amine ABC transporter ATP-binding protein translates to MTDPAVKVENLWKVFGPRAARIPGSPEGDLSREELRSRTGCVAAVKDVSFEVQQGEVFVVMGLSGSGKSTLVRCLTRLIEPTDGEVMINGTDVLTMSESALRELRRKHVAMVFQHFGLLPHRRVLDNVAYGLEVRGVGRKERHAKAREVLDLVGLSGNASSYPDQLSGGMQQRVGLGRALAVDPSLLLFDEPFSALDPLIRRDMQNEVIRLHHEVKKTMVFITHDLSEALKLGDRILIMRDGEVVQVGTPDEVVGAPADDYVRDFVSEVPKSHVLTLKWVMRPPLDGEALDGPELAPDVVVQTAARQVLASDKPIKVVENDRLLGVVTDEDILRVIVAEEKGAA, encoded by the coding sequence ATGACCGATCCCGCAGTCAAGGTGGAGAACCTCTGGAAGGTCTTCGGACCCCGGGCCGCACGGATCCCCGGCAGCCCCGAAGGTGACCTGTCCCGCGAGGAGCTGCGCAGCAGGACCGGCTGCGTAGCGGCGGTCAAGGACGTCAGCTTCGAGGTGCAGCAGGGCGAGGTGTTCGTCGTCATGGGGCTCTCGGGCTCGGGCAAGTCAACCCTCGTGCGCTGTCTGACCCGGCTGATCGAGCCCACCGACGGGGAGGTCATGATCAACGGCACCGATGTGCTGACGATGTCGGAGTCGGCGCTGCGCGAGCTGCGGCGCAAGCACGTCGCGATGGTGTTCCAGCACTTCGGCCTGCTCCCCCACCGCCGTGTCCTCGACAACGTCGCGTACGGCCTGGAGGTCCGCGGCGTCGGCCGCAAGGAGCGTCACGCGAAGGCCCGGGAGGTGCTCGACCTCGTCGGCCTGTCGGGCAACGCCTCGTCGTACCCCGACCAGCTCTCCGGCGGGATGCAGCAGCGCGTGGGCCTCGGCCGGGCGCTCGCGGTCGACCCGTCGCTGCTGCTGTTCGACGAGCCGTTCTCGGCCCTCGACCCGCTGATCCGCCGCGACATGCAGAACGAGGTCATCCGGCTGCACCACGAGGTCAAGAAGACGATGGTCTTCATCACCCACGACCTCTCCGAGGCGCTCAAGCTCGGTGACCGCATCCTCATCATGCGCGACGGCGAGGTCGTGCAGGTCGGCACTCCCGACGAGGTCGTCGGTGCGCCTGCGGACGACTACGTGCGCGACTTCGTCAGCGAGGTCCCCAAGTCGCACGTCCTGACGCTCAAGTGGGTGATGCGGCCGCCCCTCGACGGGGAGGCCCTCGACGGACCCGAGCTGGCCCCGGACGTCGTCGTCCAGACCGCCGCCCGCCAGGTGCTCGCCTCCGACAAGCCCATCAAGGTCGTCGAGAACGACCGGCTCCTGGGCGTCGTGACCGACGAGGACATCTTGCGGGTCATCGTCGCGGAAGAAAAAGGCGCGGCGTGA